TCTCAGAGAAAAAACGTTACAGGAGGAATCACATTCCACTGTGCAAGaattaaatgtcaaagttaaaGAACTGGAGATGCTGCAGCAGTGTTTGTCACAATCCCAACTGGAAAATGGAAGCCTAAAGGAGTCTTCTGCACAGTTAAGTAAGATCTCTGAGGAGCTCGATCAGTGTAAGAAGGATTTGGCAGATTTGAAGCATCAGTTGGATGTATCAAAAACTGACTGTgatcaaaaagaaaagttgcTTCAAGAGCTACAGCAACAGTTGCATCAAACCAAACAGGAGCTCTCAGAGCAAGAGAAGTCATTTGCTTCAGAATTGAATACTAAGCAGGAAGAAGAGACAAGCCTCAAGAAACTACTAGATGACGAAAAAGCTGCTCATGAGaagattaaaaacactaaaactgaGATGGAAACTAAGctgaaaacacaagaaacaaaaatggaacGGTTCAAACAGAAGGCCAAAGAAATGCAGGAGAATTTTAAGAAAAAGCTTCAGCAAAGTGAAGAAACAATGAAGAGGGAACTTGCAAAAAAAGAGGCTGAGCTTCAGCAGAAAGAGCAACAAGTTCAAGAAAAAATTCTGGAGATGGCCCACAATAGTTCCCAAGGCCTTAGCAGTGCGATGTCCGAGCTACAGGCCAACCATAAAGAAAAAGTGGAGAAGTTACATGAAACACATAAACATGAGATTGAGCAGCTGGAGCATCATTGGAGAGAGAAGTTAGGACAACAGGAGGAGGAACTAATGGAGAAACAGTCACATGTCCTACAGGAGAAGGCTCAGAAAGTGGAGGAAATATCTCAGCAACTTAGCCAAAGGAAAGAGGAGAATGAGCAAGTCTTGTCTgaagtaaagaatttgaaggaGGAGCTCGCTATTCGAGAAACCACTGTACAGAAGCTGCAAGAAGAGCTAAACGAAGCAGCAGTGAAGCTGGAAAGTTTATCTCGGGGTGAAGCATTACTCAAAGAGCAAATGGAGTCTGTAGAGAGGAACCTTAACCAGGCTCTGAATGAGAGAAACACCCTTCAAGACAAACTAAAgatggaagaggaagagaacCGAGAGAAGTTTCAGACTTGCTCAAATAAGTTGCAAGAAACAGAGCAGAGGCTTAAAGTACTGGAAAGTTCCAGATGTAAGGAAAGTGAGGACATGCAGAGTAAATTTGAGGAAACTGCCATTCAGTTACAAGCCAAGGAATCAGAGTTCCATCAGAAATTGATAATGATAAGCAACCAAATGGAGAACTACTGTAGGGAGGTTCAGTCTAAAGTGGAGTGTGAATCTAATGAACTCTGTGAAAGAGTTGAATGTAGGGTGAAAGAGTTAAAGGAGAGGctgctccatagtcagaaaaaGGTAGGGCATCTCAAAAATATAATTCTTACTAAAGTAAGTAGAATTAGCACTTTAGAGGAAAATCTCCACCTGCAGATGGAGGAGGACAGCAATCTATGCATTTTAGTAGAACAGATGAAAGCTCAGGTAAATGCTCACATGGAGCAGATCAAAGCCTTAACACATGAGAAGGAGAATCTTTCTCAGtccataaaagaaaaagttaataaaattgAGAAGCTGAGTGAAGAAAACGGAATCATGtcagaaaatatgaaaacaaatgagaagCATATCAGTGACTTGGAAAGCATCCTCAATGACTTGAAAAATCAGCTTGCAAGTAGCATAAAAGGAAAGGAGGAAGCCATAAATCAGCTGAACCAGCAGTATAAAGAAGAGAGACAACAGGCTGCTGCTCAAACGGACGAGCACATTAAGAAATTAGAGCAGGAGAGAAAGTCTGCATTAGAGCAGGCAGATGTACTCAAGAGCAACCTGTCCGAGTATGAGACCAAGTTTAATCAGAATGACAACACTATTACATCTCTCCAGACCAAGCTTGAAGAGCTGGAGCGAGAAATCCTTGAAAAGAATGAAGCTCTTCAAAGGCTGACAGCGAGTATTGACAATCAGTCCATCAGCAAGTCTGAGATGGACCAGGTGTTGAGTGAGAAGGAGCAGAAGGTAAGCGGACTTACCTCCGAGCTAGAGAGCTGCATCAGTAAGCTCGGTGACCTTCAGGAGCAGTTGGCCTTGAAGACAAAAGAGTGTGAACAGCTTACAGCTGACCTCAAACAGCAGCACAACATCAGGgagaatgaaaagagagagTTGGCTGAGCAGCTTCAGCAGACTCAGATGCAGTGCTCTCAGAATGGTATCTTGGAGCAAGAGATGGTAGAAAAAATCCGCTCACTTCAGgaagacaaccaaaagtataaATGCAGCCTTGAAAGTCAAAGGGAGGAATTTGAAAAGATGAAAGATGAGATTAtcaagagcaaagaggagagtTTGAAGGCAGCTGAAGAAAAGTTATCTGCGGACAGTGTTCAGAAAGTGTCTGAGCTGAAGAAGAAAGCTGAGCAGAAAATCAGTcagataaaaaaacagttaaCCTCACAGCTCGAGGAAAAAGAGCAGACAATCAAGGCTCTTCAGAAAAGCCTGGAGGAAACCAAGAGCAATGAAACATCTGGCAAACAACATGTAGAaacattaaaagagaaaatcaaaaCACTAGAGGAAGCTCTTGTCAAGCTCAAAGAAGAGCAAGACAAAGAGCTTGAACAGATTCTGAGTAACGAGAGGCTTCAGAAAGACAAGGCTTTAGAGGACCTGAAAAATGAGTATGAAGAGAAGATGTCCTTGGTTCAGGGAGACGCAGCAGAGCAAGGGGAGCTCAAAGAAATGGAAACAGTGCTACACAATATCAAGGAAAAACTTAGAGAAGCAGAAGAGGAGAAGGGGAAACTTCTTGCAGAAATAGATCACCTGAAGGGAGAAATTCAAGAGAAAGATGGCCAACTCAAGCAGGTCCAAAATCAATCCAAACTTGAGGCTGAGATGAAGGTGGAATGTAGCAGTGTACAGCAAACCAAGAGCGGGATGGAAAACTACTCTCTGATGCAAGAAGTGGAAGGTGATTCCCTGGAGTCTCTCAGAAACAAACTGAGTCAAGtgaagaatgaaaaagagaaaatccaCAAAGACTTCACAAGTTTACAGAAAGACATCCGATTACTGAGGAAGGAGCATGAACAGGACCTAGAATACGCGAAGAAACAGTTGATAGAGGAGAATGACCAAAAGCTGAAGTAGGTTCATGATTTCGAGCTAGTAGAAGTGACTTTATTCAAatgaaagcaaatatttttgGCACAAGCTTATGGCGTCCATACTAACATAACACATTTACTTTACTGTCTGTTCTAATAGACTCGAGTTGGAAGATGTACAACTGAAGCACAATTCTTCAATCAAACAGTTAATGAGGGAGTTCAACACGCAAATGGCATTAAAAGAGAAAGAGCTTGATACAGCAGTGAAGGAAGCAATTGGTAAGGCAGCAGAAAATAATTCTATATTCATTAAATCAAAGTGAAAAGATTTAGAAGTCCCATGAATCATTGGAACACTGTGATTAAAACATTAGGCTTTGTTGTGGTAGAATTATATCAAGATACCACAATGTACTTCTAGTTTATTTTAGGCAAATAGATAACTGCCTTAAAATGggaaatacagtaaatctgATTGGCTTTCATGTACAATAGTTGGATGTAATGAGTACATGGAAacattaagtattttttttaaatcttgacaTTGGGTGGAACCAAATTAAGGGACCTTTGCATTTAAAACTGTATCTGAattgctgtgtttctttgttccTTCCATGGTTAAGTCAGGTTCCCAGTCCAGATGGGATAGGAGTGTGCGGTCTGGAACATAACCTCCGTTATTTTTTTACGTGCTAACTCTGGCGTCTTTCCTTTTCCCTCGGCACAGGAAAGGCCCAGAGCGTCGAAGCGGAGCTCATCACAAGCCACCGTGAAGAAGCCAGTCAGCTGAGAAACGTGATTGCCCAGAAGGAGGACGATTTGCACAGAACTGTCCAGAAATATGAGCAGGTTATACAGGTAATGGAAGAAGAGGAAGCTTATAACACTAAGACGTCTTATATTTAATGTATGTATTAACTCCAACCATCATTTGGAAGCTATCATTGCTCTTCTAGGCAGCTACGTTCACTTAGTGTAAAGCTGTGATTCCCACCGTGCCCCACAGACCCATCAGATGAACTGTCATCAACACCACTGGTCATGTTCCAGATATAGATggagagatatagatatagatatatagacaTAATCATGGGTAACAAACAGTAGCTGGTGTAAAGTTTCCCCTGTGCtctaaacataattaaaagagGAGGGTCCAACAAGGCAGTGACATGACTGGCTGTTGTGTAATGTTGGCCAAAGTTGCTCATTATTGAGTAAGAAGCAAATTCATGGAACATCTATTAAATACAAATGCTCTTTGGTGACTAGAAGGCCACAGTGATACACGTATtccaaaatatatacaaatggCTAAAATAACTTGGCTTAattaaagggagaaaaaaaactcataacTCAAATCAACAATGTGCACACAGCTTGATTCCCTTCTGCTCTCTGACTTTGAATTACTACTtaaataccccccccccctcaataTAGCTCTAGCCTAATCTGAGGGAGAACCATTTGTACACAGGgtttaaaccttttattttaaaacagacaaaaagtcaTATTAAACCATTGCATTTATCAACAAATatctaaacaaacacagcatcaTCTACTTTACTAGATTGCATCAAATTCTTTCACTATGCAACAACTTGGTCTCACACACTCAACCTAAATCCCCCTTCTACTTGAACTTACCCTTTTACATCACTAGTGACATTAAATAGTATAAAATGAGTACAAACATGGTAAGTTCTATGAAAAAGCCTAGTTTGATCCTTTAACCCGTGTCTATACTATCAACTTAAACAATACTTGTccgtgttttattttatccaaaATAATACTAAGAATTGTAACACAGTACAttgctaaacacaaacaaacccagGATAGTATGTGCCTACAACATTACCAATTAAAGCTGGAATTTGgccacacaaacaacaaacaagcaTGATTAAGAAGAGAATATAATTAGGGACAAATAGAATGTTCTCATTCACTTTGTCACACTGGCCAACATAGTTTAATTATGATACTGAGATGACACATAGGAAAATACTCAGactttgttgttatatttttttcagaGTCGTGAGGAGGAGATGGGAGAGAGAGTGTGGCAGATTCAGAAGGAACTGGAGGAATTGCAAGCCAGGAGCCATGGCACTTCTGAGGTACAGATAGGTTAGACCTGCTCTACATATTCACCGGGTCACTAAACATTTGGTGTCACAACTAGTTGAAGTATTGGACATTTTCTTCCATTTAAACAGATGTAGAAAGTGATACCACCAGCTATTAAAGTCCATTATATATGAGACCAGATGTTTAGATTAAATTCATACAGACTGCAGAAATCATAAGTCACTTTATAATGGCTGCATGGAATAACAATGTCTCCATGAAATCACTTTTTTTCAACCTCTTTCTGGGAAAAGGTTGGACTCTGATGGAAGCATTGACCAGTTCTGAATGACAACCTTATCCAGATGCTTATTTCTATCTCGGTACCACAAGACCCCTTCAGATAACGTTTTGAAAGTTCACGTCCAGGAAATTAAACTTGGCAATTATTAGttatcttcttctttgtcttgttCCATAATTGAAGGATTATGTCTTAGAGATCAGGGACAATTGgcttaaacacacactgatcagTCTTACACCACTCGTGTGGCTGCTCTCCAAAGTGTGCCGGATGCTCTCTTGAACCACTCAGGAATGTTCTCCTTAGAAAACTGTAGCGactgtgaggcagcagccaGCCACAATCCCTGTTCCCAATTATCATCAAACGAGGTGATTCCTCAGATTTATACTACAGTAATACTTACATTCATGATGTGCATACAGGAAAGAGGCCGGATAAGAGAGGAGTAGTCCATAGAGACATTTTACCCAGGTGTTGAGATGCAGTAACACCCCAGCACTGATTCTTGTACCTTTTACACACATGTCCAGATGCACACGGACACAAGAATTAcagtaaactgctgcattttTCCCTGGTGAGGTAATACCTCTATGGGTGGATTGTATTGGTTTATGCTCACGGAGGCCTTTGCTTTTACAATGGGCCTCACAGATCATTTTCCATGTAGACGGTTGGTCAGTGTGTAGATCCTTGGAGACAAGGTCAAGTCCGGTATAGAATGTATGTGCACAGTAAATGATCGGTGCATCTCTCGGTACTTTTTCCACCTGTGTCTGGCTTCCAAAGTGGTCAGAAATATTTAGTTTCATTTGACTAAAGGTGATAGTAGCTTGACAAAGTAAAGCACAGAGAAATAAGCTATTTTGGGGATAGTATGCATAAACAATACATGTTATAACTATAACTTCATTATTGGTCAGCAAAATGTAACTATTACAGTGCACTTATTAGTTGTTCATATGTCATAACCAACAAGTAATATGTATAACCTTTTAAACATTCTGTGCTAATATAGATGCAGTGTAGTATCttactttttcttatttatttaggCACAAATGACTACAGAGGAACTACAGGTACGttcattatcattttatttaatcattttcacaaacacacatcactgaGCAGCGCATACATTGTTCTGCTCTTAATCTGTTAAACTCTCCTGAACCTTCGTCTTCCATCCTCTAACGCAGGCCCAGCTTGCTGAGAAGACGACTTTGCTGAGCGAGGCTCGGCTGAAGGAGCAAGAGTTTGTTGAGAGAGTAAGTGTCGAGCCCTGTGTGGGCTCTTTGCTGGGACAAGTGAACACCAAATCCCATGCAGTGTATTCTCATGATTTTGTGGCCTTCAGCAAGAGCAGCTACCGCTCTCCTGCTGCATCAACTTAATTACATAGCACATCTGTTTACATTTGGTTTAACCCTATAAACATTTAGAGCATTGCCTCCCACagtttttctcacacacatcGTCAGTCACACAAATGTCCCAAAAGGATGACCAACAAGCTAACTCGTAGAATTAACCCATGCCGTAGGGATCAAGTGccttttttaatcaataattgGTGCATGCCTGTGTGTTTCTCCACGCTAGATTCACTCGCTTGAGGACAAGATTAAATGTTTCCACCGAAAAACTGTTGTAACTCATCTTGGGAGCACATTCAAAGGTAATGTTAACACCATGAATCACTTAGTTAAGCGTTTTGAGTCAATTATTCTCTTTCCCTTCACATCAGCACAACAATTATGCCATGTATATTGTTTGACCACAGTACAGTACCATGAAAACATGCACACCTATGCATTTATTGTAGTAGAGATTTGACACATAATTATATATTGTgttaaaaaatgatttcttgTGTCTGGAGAAAAGCCACAGTACTCTGTAAGATTTCAGATAGTGCTTTGGCAAATCTGCCAAATACAGTACTTATTGCTTTTCACACTATAGATTGGACACATGATGTAAtcttaaggtgtgtgtgtgtgtgagagaggatATGTGGTCTGGTTTAGCTATGAGAACAACTGTGTGATTTTTAGCTTTACTGGTTACGATTAGAGCTGTGGTTTTAATTAGGATTTGGttaagggttagggttagacatACAACAGTTGTGTTTAAGGTTAGGCCAGGCCTCTTGGGTCTGACTCTTAAGTCAATGCAGTATCCCCAGGTATACCATTCACTgaactgtgtgtgagtgcgtgagagagtgtgagtgagtatttactttatattctaTCCTCCACTTATACCTTCTCAGTGTACAGAGAGTCTTCTGTCAGGAGGGGGATGGAAAAGAAGCCATCCTTGGATTTAATGGGTTTTGCAGATTGTGGTCTTAATGTTTCCTACACCGGACCCTGGAGCACATATCTCTCAAATCCCCCACTTTTAGCACACATTCtatgtcctctctctgtcctgaATATTATTGGGACTGCAGCACTTTTTAGTGACGATGTCGTCTTCTTGTTATGAAACTGTGGAGCCTGCTCAGCCTAACCTGTGGGCTGATCAGAAGCCTGTAGATATCTTGCTTTAGGTCtagctctgtgtgtctgtagctCTGTGATCACTGTGACGGTACGCTCAACTGGATCAACATGGGGTCAAGATAATAAAGTCTGGCAGATTTACTGGTGACCACTTCTTTGGCACCAGAGTTGTTTGCACTCACCCTTTCCTTTCCTCTAATGACATGGTCTCTATTACCAAATGCAGGGGACATTTGGTATTGTCTGAATGATAATACCAGATACACAGTAAGGAAGTTGATGTTGCTCCAAATCAAGGACCCAATGAAGATATTTCACTTGTAGATGCAGTTGTCTAAGTGTTACCAGCTCTGTTCAAGCTGTAAAACAGAGTTTCACATTCATAGTTATAGTTAGAGATAATGGTGTTGTAGCTTTGGgcacagatttaaaatgttCCTTCTTAAACTCATGCATTATTAAAGTGCCCATGCTGGGCCTTGCAGTTCTTTCCTGTGCTTAATAGGAACCCATACCTTTGCCGaaagtgtttctgtatttgGTTGCTAACATAAacagaatgttttctgttgcCAGAATTCAATTGACAGTAGTGTCTTGTCTGCTGGTCTCaaacaaatataattacaatTGTACCGTATACTCTACTTACTAACCAAAAATTGTGGGTTTTTTCGAAGTgcattgtcatttttcattttaaataagcttctaactttttatttgcttacATTAATTAACCAAAGAGACCCGGCCACATGTGCAGCGTAGAAGATTCAAAGCATTCTGATAAAGCCCAGATGTAAACCTGAAGACTAAACCGAGGGAAAAGATTGACTTTTACATTCCTACTGAAatagattttaactgtatttttctgttattattgCAATCATGAATTGCATTATAGTGTGACTGACCAGGTCTCAGATgtttaaacagtttgttttttttcttgtccttaCAGATTCTGGAATCAACAGCACTGATGTTCTCTCAGAAACAACTGAGATAGAGTACCTTAGGAAGGTCTTGTTTGAATACATGATGGGACGAGAAACAAaagtatgcttttttttttttttcttatgggTGACAAATGGGTgaatagttttagttttgtagttcctatttcataaaaatgtccAACTGTCAGACCCTATCtccattttaataaatgttaagaAAAATGTCCGGGACATTGATCCATGCCTGATCAAGTCTGATATGATGGGTTTTATAAATACATCAGGGAGTATTAATCAAACCATTGACAATCACTTCAATGGGATGGTGACAGTATCAGAGAGtaattgacatttatttttaccagGGTACCCAGTAACCTCTGCCACACAACTTGAGGAAGTCGTATAAAACTCATGTTGTGTCCAGTCTTCTTGGGCAAAACTAACAGTGATCTCCCCAATTAACAATGTAATTGACATGGTCCTAAAGTCAGCGGGATTTTCCCAGGTCCTCAGCAAACTCTTAGTCTTTATGGCAACCTGGCAGACCTCCTCCTTGTGGAGGATGTCCCCCAGGCTGCCTGCTGGCACATACATCTTGCATGACGCAGAATTGCCATTTAAAGACATGCTGGCTTTGTTTAGTGTTGGTCGAGCGGTTAGGTTTCCTACACAGCAGCCCTGTTTCTGATTATCCCCTGTGTTTATGTGGAAATGCATGCAGCCTGGCAGATAGGCCTGGAATTGATTATGCAGATAATGATTtctcttttttgggggggggggttgacttTAATTGTCTAAAAGCAAACTTATGATTGGTCATAGTGTCAAAGGCAGAGTGGGTATGTCTGGTGCTTTTGACAcctgaattaaaaaatatggattcttggattttgttttttaagcctTGTCTTTGATTTATCATATGCTCCTTATCCACAGACGATGGCCAAAGTGATTACCTCCATGCTCAAGTTTCCTCCAGACCAGGCGCAAAAGgttttagaaaaagaagaatcaAAAAATATTGTAAGCATCTGTTTACCTCCTGGGGTTACGTTCATGACATCCACCTCTGACATCACCTCACTCCACTAATAAAAGTCCACTTGATTGAGTTTCAcgtctcttttctctttgcagCCCTGGTTACGATGAGTGTCTGAATGTTTTTGGATGaatatctgctgctgctgctgctggtactGCTGCTGAAAAGGGAGACTGCGATGGATTTTATTAAGCCCTTTGCATTTTGTGTcattatatatgtgtgtgtgtgtgtgtgtttgtgtgagagagagtgagtgagtgaccAAGTGCACACTGGGGCATAAGCGTGTGGTGCAGTGTGTTAATAGGAACACAAATCTTCCATAAATCcggttttaatttgaaattaagtTTGTTAATTTATATGTTTTCGGTTAAGACAAATTAGTAATTTCTTATCTTAGATTATGTTTATACAGTTTGGCTTGTGcaataaattatataattattaccTATTGATGACGGTCAGTTGATTTACGTTTTGTGTTTCTTGTTGTCTGAAACACTTCctttgtaaaactgtaaatgacCCTTTAACTGTGCTGTCACACCACGTTAAGATTCTGGCCTCTGGACTTTATCTGTTTAACACTGCTTTTCTATTTTATCACGGACATAAAAACCCAAAAGCctaaaattgtaaattgtactATAATGAAAACTGTAATATAGGGCAATATATGACTTGCTATACATTTTCAAactaacaaattaaaacatatttacagaaCACCTTGTGTCACTCTTTTATAAGACAGCAGCTAACATGTTGAATTTAACACTTTTTATCTCTTGGTTTTACATTGTTTAGGTTGTCAAAAGAAAGATAAAGTATGATAACATCCTGTTGACGGTGTCTCCGTCAACAGGATGTTAACATACTTTATCTGTCAAGTGGGGCTATCACAACAGATCTGGCTTTTAAAGATCCTCCTGGTGGAAAGATGCAGGAAGTCCTGTCAGTATATGTGATCACAGTTGTACATATTGATGACTTCAACTCAAACACTAAAAAAACCCTTCACTAAATGTTcaggataaataaatatattgctAAATGAAACctttgcacatttgtttaatCATTCACTGtgctgactgacacacacattgcaCTGTTTACCCACATTTTAGTTAGGAATCTCAGATCTTGATAGACTAAATTCATAAATTGcccatttttttaatgataatggTGTCACCGGTAAACGTTAGGTGGCAGCAGTGCGCCCTCATCTCTCAGTTTTGGTGAGTTGAGCCCCCAAAAGCCCACAAGTGAAATGTGATTCTTTGCGCCTCAAAACCATTCACGTCTCCTCATGACCGCGTTACCATTGTCAATTTTCCAAAATGAAACCACTGGTTCCGCTTTTACTTGTCCAATAGGAGCCCACGCTGCGCCTTGAAgtcttgttgcttttattttgactaaAACATTTTCCCGGTTTATGTTGGCTGCGCACTGTTAACTTCGCAAAGCTGGTGGCATTTAGCTCCACGACAGGGAGCCTGCGAGCAACAAACTTTCTCAGATTGACACGGAATGGAGAGCAGCTGACGCACCGTTATTTACCGGACCGTTAACTTTCCTTCTCACGCCTTTCCTCATGCCATCAAATCACACATACTCTGCTAGAGCAGGaacaaaacatctgaaaatagTTTTGTAACACTTTGAAAACGGAAGAGCGGACaattgcttcttttttcttctttaaggACACTTTAACCGCGTTATTACGCATGATGCGCAAAAGGATGGCTCCTCTACGGAGACGAAAAACGGGAGTACAAACTATTTTTTATGTCTATCTCTCCATTTCAGTGGCTTATTCTTACAATATAGACTTAGAACATCCTTTGGTGTTCCGCGGGGCAAATTCTAGTTTTTTTGGCTATTCTGTGCTGGAGCATTATCATGACAACACACGCTGGTGAGTCCTATGTTTCTggaaatttatgttttttaataatgatgcaattgatttttatttttatttttttactttaaaaaaaatagagctCGTGATGCAtcaaaaca
The nucleotide sequence above comes from Channa argus isolate prfri chromosome 1, Channa argus male v1.0, whole genome shotgun sequence. Encoded proteins:
- the golga4 gene encoding golgin subfamily A member 4 isoform X4 produces the protein MFKKLKQKINEEQSPQRNAQSPQQAQMGFGERRSSQTTHDGTPIPSDRESASKGAARSPRGSINGDGSASPHREEPQSFTQKLQLKVPSMESLIRGGASRAEGLFRSPSKENLVRSSSRDSLTALGENESPGAPTYDPPSDIESEAEEQPGSAESLSKEQLLHRLLRVERSLGKYRGKYSELVIAYRTVQRDKEKTQAILSQSQDKALRRIGELREELQMDQQAKKHLQDEFDAALEEKDQMITVLQTQVALLKKRVKGVSDGALPPDGQVQSEDPVDSASLTQSPSNEEGVKPEVTEGGGNSDPSKLMEALQKRVKRQENLLQKCNEVMRTHKERSAQLSSENETLQEQLQERLQELEKMKELHTTEKTKLITQLRDAKNLIEQLEQDKGMVIAETKRQMHETLEMKEEEIAQLRSRLQQITVQKEELQEQKEKAEKSAFEELERALSVAQRAEEARKQLQVQLEAQVKEVEMAGEEERKSLQQELTRVKQEVVTIMKKSSEETVAGLEKLHSEALAAKEAEISARINKAVEQCREEFSHLAKEREQQAALALEDAELQKAALKTEADNQVKEIQLELETARTKILELESCQEKNSQDGSSLSQELSSQLNELREKHKEQISALEQKHQEELEKHKITLTQQHDTAVEELKEKHRVEVESLLKDKELQFQSHVEDMNQKTLEKLDAKQTELETVSSELSEALKSKQVLEEKFVAAENALSLAQQEHEKRVQDHVAKYNVELANIKQEHEQSLGGIEKTLKEELNALKIVLREKEKEIKEHVLREKTLQEESHSTVQELNVKVKELEMLQQCLSQSQLENGSLKESSAQLSKISEELDQCKKDLADLKHQLDVSKTDCDQKEKLLQELQQQLHQTKQELSEQEKSFASELNTKQEEETSLKKLLDDEKAAHEKIKNTKTEMETKLKTQETKMERFKQKAKEMQENFKKKLQQSEETMKRELAKKEAELQQKEQQVQEKILEMAHNSSQGLSSAMSELQANHKEKVEKLHETHKHEIEQLEHHWREKLGQQEEELMEKQSHVLQEKAQKVEEISQQLSQRKEENEQVLSEVKNLKEELAIRETTVQKLQEELNEAAVKLESLSRGEALLKEQMESVERNLNQALNERNTLQDKLKMEEEENREKFQTCSNKLQETEQRLKVLESSRCKESEDMQSKFEETAIQLQAKESEFHQKLIMISNQMENYCREVQSKVECESNELCERVECRVKELKERLLHSQKKVGHLKNIILTKVSRISTLEENLHLQMEEDSNLCILVEQMKAQVNAHMEQIKALTHEKENLSQSIKEKVNKIEKLSEENGIMSENMKTNEKHISDLESILNDLKNQLASSIKGKEEAINQLNQQYKEERQQAAAQTDEHIKKLEQERKSALEQADVLKSNLSEYETKFNQNDNTITSLQTKLEELEREILEKNEALQRLTASIDNQSISKSEMDQVLSEKEQKVSGLTSELESCISKLGDLQEQLALKTKECEQLTADLKQQHNIRENEKRELAEQLQQTQMQCSQNGILEQEMVEKIRSLQEDNQKYKCSLESQREEFEKMKDEIIKSKEESLKAAEEKLSADSVQKVSELKKKAEQKISQIKKQLTSQLEEKEQTIKALQKSLEETKSNETSGKQHVETLKEKIKTLEEALVKLKEEQDKELEQILSNERLQKDKALEDLKNEYEEKMSLVQGDAAEQGELKEMETVLHNIKEKLREAEEEKGKLLAEIDHLKGEIQEKDGQLKQVQNQSKLEAEMKVECSSVQQTKSGMENYSLMQEVEGDSLESLRNKLSQVKNEKEKIHKDFTSLQKDIRLLRKEHEQDLEYAKKQLIEENDQKLKLELEDVQLKHNSSIKQLMREFNTQMALKEKELDTAVKEAIGKAQSVEAELITSHREEASQLRNVIAQKEDDLHRTVQKYEQVIQSREEEMGERVWQIQKELEELQARSHGTSEAQMTTEELQAQLAEKTTLLSEARLKEQEFVERIHSLEDKIKCFHRKTVVTHLGSTFKDSGINSTDVLSETTEIEYLRKVLFEYMMGRETKTMAKVITSMLKFPPDQAQKVLEKEESKNIPWLR